The following DNA comes from Mycobacteriales bacterium.
GCGCTGACCCTGGTCGCCGTGCACCCGTGGGACATCGACGGCGCGGCCCGGGCCGGGCTGCGGACGGCCTGGCTCAACCGCACCGGCGCGACCTACCCGCCGCACTTCACCCCGCCGCAGCGGACGGTCACGACGGTGGCGGAGCTGGCCTGAGCCGACCGGTCAGGTCAGCCAGGACTCCGGGTCGACGTCGGCGATCGTCTGGGAGAACGTCCAGGTGTGCCCGACCGGGTCGAGCGCCGTGTACTGCCGCTCCCCGTACGGCTGGTCGGCCGGCTCGGCCACGATCCGGGCGCCCGCGGCCCGGGCCCGGGCGCAGTGCGCGTCGGCGTCCTCGACCCGGACCATCACCGTGGCCGGCTCGGCCGGGCCGGCGGCGAGCACCAGCGAGCCCGACCCGTACGACAGCTGGATGCGGTGCTCGCCGATCGCGAGCCGCTCCAGGAAGCCGAACGCCTGCCGCAGCCAGGCGCTGGCGCCGGCCACGTCCGGGCAGCTGAGCACGGGGATGACCGCGGACGGCGGCATCGAACGGTTGTCCAGCATCCGGACATCCTGGCGTACGTCCCTGACCGTCCGGTCTGACAGGGTGGTCGCATGGCCGACACCGTGGAGATCACGCACCCGGACGAGGAGCTGTTCGACGAGGCGGGCGCGACCAAGCGGGACCTGATCGACTACCTGGAGGCGATCGCCGACCGGATGGTGCCGGAGCTGGCCGGGCGGCCGCTGTCGGTGATCCGGGTCCGGGCCGGCCAGGACCCGTTCATGCAGAAGAACCTGCCCAAGTACGCGCCGGACTGGATCGCGACCGCGAAGGTCTGGGCCGAGCGGTCCCGCCGCGAGGTCACGTACGGGGTGTGCGACGACGAGCGGACGCTGATCTGGTTCGGCAACCAGCGGGCCGTGGAGTACCACCCCACGCTGGTGCGGTACGAGGACCCGGACTCGCCGATCACCATGGTGATGGACCTCGACCCGCCCGAGGGCAGCGGCTTCGAGGTCGTCACCGCGGTCGCGCACCTGGTCCACCGGGCGCTGGACGAGATCGGCATGGCCGGCGCGGTGAAGACCAGCGGCTCCAAGGGCGTCCACGTGATCATCCCGGTCCGGGCCGGGACGTCGATCGAGGAGGTCGCGGCGGCGACCCGGGCGCTGGCCGCGCGGGCCGAGCGGCTCGACCCGGAGCTGGCCACCACCGAGTTCGTCAAGGACCGCCGGGAGGGGAAGGTGTTCCTGGACTCGACC
Coding sequences within:
- a CDS encoding VOC family protein, whose product is MLDNRSMPPSAVIPVLSCPDVAGASAWLRQAFGFLERLAIGEHRIQLSYGSGSLVLAAGPAEPATVMVRVEDADAHCARARAAGARIVAEPADQPYGERQYTALDPVGHTWTFSQTIADVDPESWLT
- the ligD gene encoding non-homologous end-joining DNA ligase yields the protein MADTVEITHPDEELFDEAGATKRDLIDYLEAIADRMVPELAGRPLSVIRVRAGQDPFMQKNLPKYAPDWIATAKVWAERSRREVTYGVCDDERTLIWFGNQRAVEYHPTLVRYEDPDSPITMVMDLDPPEGSGFEVVTAVAHLVHRALDEIGMAGAVKTSGSKGVHVIIPVRAGTSIEEVAAATRALAARAERLDPELATTEFVKDRREGKVFLDSTRAGGATVVAAYSPRIRPGVPVSFPVAWDELDGIVPGDFTVGTAVEALRVRPDWASLLPEPQPLDAGLVEEGRGIPIARVQAMHEGKRRARARRADSEGT